A part of Buchnera aphidicola (Sarucallis kahawaluokalani) genomic DNA contains:
- the hisD gene encoding histidinol dehydrogenase, whose amino-acid sequence MLLSNKIINWNILNISEKKQLLLRPKIVQSSDLKESIRVIINNVKNFGDQALYQYTKKFDKVDLSCFQVSKKRIESSSCYINKQLKNAIIIAKKNIQLFHINQKMPCIDINTQVGIRCQQVTLPIESVGLYVPAGSAPLLSTALMLAVPAVIAGCKNIVLCSPPPINNEILYIAKICNIYNVFEIGGAQAIAALGFGTATIPKVNKIFGPGNIYVTEAKIQLNQLLSGLSIDMIAGPSELFIIADKTANPDFIAADVLSQAEHGIDSQVIVASNDISLLQQVLLKLQKQLLSLSRSNIILQSLKNSKFIFTSSLLECVDISNQYAPEHLIIQTENSRNLLDYVINAGSVFLGHWSPESVGDYASGTNHVLPTNGNTISTSGLSVLDFQKKITIQELTPFGLKNITQTVKTLALSEHMDGHANAVIIRANAIKEKYGK is encoded by the coding sequence ATGTTATTATCTAATAAAATAATAAATTGGAATATTTTAAATATAAGTGAAAAGAAACAACTTTTATTACGTCCTAAAATTGTTCAATCGAGTGATTTAAAAGAATCAATTAGAGTTATTATAAACAATGTTAAAAATTTCGGTGATCAAGCATTATATCAGTATACTAAAAAATTTGATAAAGTTGATCTAAGTTGTTTTCAGGTTTCTAAAAAACGTATCGAATCTTCATCATGCTATATCAATAAACAATTAAAAAATGCAATTATAATTGCAAAAAAAAATATTCAATTATTTCATATAAATCAAAAAATGCCTTGTATTGATATAAATACTCAAGTTGGTATTAGATGTCAACAAGTTACACTACCTATAGAATCAGTAGGGTTATATGTACCTGCAGGTTCAGCACCTTTATTATCTACTGCGCTTATGTTAGCAGTTCCAGCTGTTATCGCGGGATGTAAAAATATTGTGCTATGTTCTCCTCCTCCTATTAATAATGAAATTTTATATATAGCTAAAATATGTAATATTTATAATGTTTTTGAAATTGGTGGTGCTCAAGCAATTGCAGCTCTTGGGTTTGGAACTGCAACTATTCCAAAGGTTAATAAAATATTTGGTCCTGGCAATATATATGTAACTGAAGCTAAAATACAATTAAATCAATTATTATCTGGTTTATCAATTGATATGATTGCCGGGCCTTCCGAATTATTTATTATTGCAGATAAAACTGCAAATCCTGATTTTATTGCAGCGGACGTATTATCTCAAGCTGAACATGGCATTGATTCTCAAGTGATTGTTGCATCAAACGACATTTCTCTTTTACAACAGGTGTTATTAAAATTACAAAAACAATTACTGTCTTTATCTAGATCCAATATTATTCTACAATCTTTAAAAAATAGTAAGTTCATTTTTACGTCTAGTTTGCTGGAATGTGTTGATATATCTAATCAATACGCTCCCGAACATTTAATCATTCAAACAGAAAATTCAAGAAATTTATTAGATTATGTTATAAATGCTGGTTCTGTTTTTTTAGGTCATTGGTCACCTGAGTCTGTTGGAGATTATGCTTCTGGTACGAATCATGTTTTGCCAACCAATGGTAATACAATTTCTACTTCAGGATTAAGCGTATTAGATTTTCAAAAAAAAATTACTATTCAGGAACTCACTCCATTTGGTTTAAAAAATATTACTCAAACTGTTAAAACGCTAGCTTTGTCAGAACATATGGATGGTCACGCTAATGCTGTAATAATACGTGCTAATGCTATTAAGGAAAAGTATGGAAAGTAA
- the hisC gene encoding histidinol-phosphate transaminase, with protein sequence MESNIYKLCRKDIFALQAYASARSIGGTGTILLNANELPVSNIVSLKKIVLNRYPECQPEILLKKYANYINLHINNILVSRGADEAIELLMRVFCTPYQDSILTFPPTYTMYAKVAEIYGVQNISIPLIDNIYLNIPEIIKCLNKVKLIYICRPNNPTGHIFHIDEIIKILELTINKAIVVIDEAYIEFCINKNIIFLLTRFNHLVILRTLSKAFGLAGIRCGFTIAHHDIIQLLRKVITPYPLPIPSIEIAVKSLSRTSIINMKNKILLVQKNKFWLLDQLKTIKFIKYIFDSETNYILVRCIRACDIFNVLWNKGIILRKQDHIIELQDCIRISIGTKIECLHLFNALKEIVLCE encoded by the coding sequence ATGGAAAGTAATATTTACAAATTATGTAGAAAAGATATTTTTGCGTTACAGGCATATGCGTCAGCAAGATCAATTGGAGGTACAGGAACGATTTTACTTAATGCAAATGAATTACCCGTATCCAATATCGTGAGCTTAAAAAAAATTGTTTTAAATCGTTATCCTGAGTGTCAACCTGAAATCTTGTTAAAGAAATATGCTAATTATATTAATTTACATATTAATAATATTTTAGTCAGTCGTGGAGCTGATGAAGCAATTGAATTATTAATGAGAGTATTTTGTACACCGTATCAGGATAGTATTCTTACATTTCCACCAACTTATACAATGTATGCTAAAGTTGCAGAAATATATGGTGTACAGAATATTTCTATTCCCTTGATCGATAATATTTATTTAAATATACCAGAAATTATTAAATGTTTGAACAAAGTAAAATTAATATATATATGTCGTCCAAATAATCCCACTGGACATATATTTCACATAGATGAAATTATTAAAATATTAGAATTAACAATTAATAAAGCTATAGTTGTTATTGACGAAGCATATATTGAATTTTGTATTAATAAAAATATTATTTTTTTATTAACACGGTTTAATCATTTAGTTATTTTACGTACTTTATCAAAAGCATTTGGTTTAGCCGGTATTCGTTGTGGATTTACTATAGCACACCACGATATAATACAATTATTGCGTAAAGTTATTACACCATATCCTTTACCTATACCTTCTATAGAAATTGCTGTTAAATCATTATCACGTACTAGTATTATTAATATGAAAAATAAAATATTATTAGTACAAAAAAATAAATTTTGGTTATTAGATCAATTAAAAACAATTAAATTTATAAAATATATTTTTGATAGCGAAACAAATTATATTTTAGTAAGGTGTATACGAGCTTGTGATATATTTAATGTATTATGGAATAAAGGTATTATTTTAAGGAAGCAAGATCATATTATTGAATTACAGGATTGTATCAGGATTTCCATTGGTACCAAAATCGAATGTTTGCATTTATTTAATGCCTTGAAAGAAATAGTATTGTGTGAATAA
- the hisB gene encoding bifunctional histidinol-phosphatase/imidazoleglycerol-phosphate dehydratase HisB, with protein MQEKILFIDRDGTLIHEPTDNFQVDHMNKLIFEPHVVIILRKFILLNFKLVMVTNQDGLYTKIFPYRAFIDPHKFMVDLFVSQGIYFEYILICPHFARDNCSCRKPKTELVYPWIQNKNLDKNNSYFIGDRITDIELAKKMGITGILYNQKSMNWNDIYNIITKNNRHFQSIRNTKETKIKMDIWLDKSGMNIIRTGIDFFDHMLEQIAIHSNILIHLSVNGDLLVDDHHVIEDTGIVLGKTILKCLGNKIGMNRFGFYVPMDESSSYCLIDLSGRPYLKFVSKFSRQFVGDLNTDMIEHFFRSLSYSMKSTIHLVSMGTNDHHKIESLFKAFGRALKQAVSISGNTLPTSKGIL; from the coding sequence GTGCAGGAAAAAATATTATTTATCGATCGTGACGGTACGTTAATTCATGAACCTACTGATAATTTTCAAGTTGATCACATGAATAAACTTATTTTTGAACCTCATGTGGTTATAATCTTAAGAAAATTTATTTTGTTAAATTTTAAATTAGTTATGGTAACTAATCAAGATGGATTATATACTAAAATATTTCCATATCGTGCATTCATAGATCCTCATAAATTTATGGTAGATTTATTTGTTTCTCAAGGTATATATTTTGAATATATATTAATATGTCCACATTTTGCACGAGATAATTGTAGTTGCAGAAAACCTAAAACTGAATTAGTATACCCTTGGATACAAAACAAAAATTTAGATAAAAATAATAGTTATTTTATTGGTGATCGTATTACAGATATTGAACTTGCAAAAAAAATGGGTATTACAGGTATTTTATATAATCAAAAAAGTATGAATTGGAATGATATATATAATATTATTACTAAAAATAATCGACACTTCCAAAGTATTAGAAATACTAAAGAAACAAAAATAAAAATGGATATATGGTTAGATAAATCCGGGATGAATATTATTCGTACTGGTATTGATTTTTTTGATCATATGTTAGAGCAAATTGCAATTCATAGCAATATTTTAATACATTTATCAGTGAACGGTGATCTTTTAGTAGATGATCATCATGTTATAGAAGATACTGGTATTGTTTTAGGAAAAACTATTTTAAAATGTTTAGGTAATAAAATAGGAATGAATCGGTTTGGTTTTTATGTACCTATGGACGAAAGTTCATCATATTGTTTAATAGATTTATCTGGAAGACCATATTTAAAATTTGTGAGTAAATTTAGTCGTCAATTTGTAGGCGATTTAAATACAGATATGATTGAACATTTTTTTCGGTCATTATCTTATTCTATGAAAAGTACAATACATTTAGTCAGTATGGGTACTAATGATCATCATAAAATTGAATCTTTATTTAAAGCGTTTGGAAGAGCTTTAAAGCAAGCAGTTAGCATTTCAGGTAATACGTTACCTACATCAAAAGGAATTTTGTAA
- the hisH gene encoding imidazole glycerol phosphate synthase subunit HisH, with amino-acid sequence MSIIILDTNCSNLLSIKLSIEKLGYNPVITTDVHIIQRAKKIFIPGVGSASEIMKQFSKNNLLINTLKNVTCPTLGICLGMQVMSSFSDESGGIDMLGIIDTPVVLLQSGMFPLPHTGWNQVFFNKYHPLFHNIKSGEWFYFLHSYVFSINQYTVAHTTYNTIFSSVIQKNNFFGVQFHPEKSGVIGSKLLLNFLEM; translated from the coding sequence ATGAGTATAATAATTTTAGATACCAATTGTTCTAATTTGTTATCTATAAAATTATCTATTGAAAAATTGGGGTATAATCCAGTGATAACAACTGATGTACATATTATTCAGCGTGCTAAAAAAATATTTATACCCGGCGTAGGTAGTGCATCAGAAATTATGAAACAGTTTTCTAAAAATAATTTATTAATTAATACACTGAAAAATGTTACCTGTCCAACATTAGGTATTTGTCTTGGTATGCAAGTAATGTCTAGTTTTAGTGATGAGTCAGGCGGTATAGATATGCTTGGTATTATTGATACTCCTGTGGTATTATTACAATCAGGAATGTTTCCATTACCACATACAGGGTGGAATCAAGTATTTTTTAATAAATATCATCCATTATTTCATAATATAAAATCTGGGGAATGGTTTTATTTTCTACATAGTTATGTTTTTTCTATAAACCAATATACAGTAGCTCATACTACATATAACACAATATTTAGTTCTGTAATCCAAAAAAATAATTTTTTTGGTGTACAATTTCATCCAGAAAAATCTGGCGTAATAGGTTCAAAACTCTTATTAAATTTTTTAGAGATGTAA
- a CDS encoding 1-(5-phosphoribosyl)-5-[(5-phosphoribosylamino)methylideneamino] imidazole-4-carboxamide isomerase has product MIIPAIDILNNKIVRLYQGKYDLVQYYDYDIYNLIENYLTHGAQVIHIVDLAAARDPDIKRNVIFNNIMHDFKNFIQLAGGIRSHADIERCLLNGAKRVVIGSAVINQMNTVKNWIQYYGNEYIVAALDIHVINNKNYVFIHGWSKNTNICLEDILQKLSVAGIKYVLCTDISKDGTLLGPNFKLYKKLVNQFSNICFQSSGGVSKLSDITELCKIGISGMIIGKSLLDNKFSILEAMQCWQKGSSPVLM; this is encoded by the coding sequence ATGATTATTCCAGCAATAGATATATTAAATAATAAGATAGTACGGTTATATCAAGGAAAGTATGATTTAGTGCAATATTATGATTATGATATATATAATTTAATCGAAAATTATTTAACTCATGGAGCACAAGTTATTCATATAGTTGATCTTGCAGCGGCGCGTGATCCAGATATTAAAAGAAATGTGATTTTTAATAATATTATGCATGATTTTAAAAATTTTATACAACTAGCTGGAGGTATTCGTTCGCATGCAGATATAGAACGTTGTTTATTAAATGGTGCAAAACGAGTTGTAATTGGATCAGCAGTAATTAACCAAATGAATACAGTTAAAAATTGGATTCAATACTATGGTAATGAGTATATTGTTGCTGCTTTAGATATACATGTTATAAATAATAAAAATTATGTTTTTATCCACGGTTGGAGTAAAAATACTAATATTTGTTTAGAAGATATATTACAAAAGTTGTCTGTAGCAGGAATTAAATATGTATTATGTACGGATATATCAAAAGATGGTACTTTATTAGGACCAAATTTTAAACTTTATAAAAAACTTGTTAATCAATTTTCTAATATTTGTTTTCAGTCTTCTGGTGGTGTATCTAAATTAAGTGATATTACAGAATTGTGTAAAATAGGTATTTCTGGGATGATTATTGGAAAAAGTTTATTAGATAATAAGTTTAGTATTTTGGAGGCAATGCAATGCTGGCAAAAAGGATCATCCCCTGTCTTGATGTAA
- the hisF gene encoding imidazole glycerol phosphate synthase subunit HisF: protein MLAKRIIPCLDVREGHVVKGIQFRNHVIVGNIVHLAKKYVQDGADELVFYDIYASTNQSLVHMKWIRDVAAVIDVPFCVAGGIRNISDVKNILSSGADKVSINSSAINEPDFITRIADRFGSQCVVVGIDSWYDSVKKKYLVYQYTGRVESTKKTRWNTVSWVKEVQKKGAGEIVLNVMNQDGLCTGYDIQQLKEIKQVCNVPLIASGGAGTMKDFYHVFQKTNVDGALAASVFHKNIFTIRELKYFLSKRGIRIRIC, encoded by the coding sequence ATGCTGGCAAAAAGGATCATCCCCTGTCTTGATGTAAGAGAGGGACATGTTGTAAAAGGTATACAATTTAGAAATCATGTTATTGTTGGAAATATTGTGCATTTAGCAAAAAAATATGTTCAGGATGGTGCAGATGAATTAGTATTTTATGATATTTATGCATCAACTAATCAGAGCTTAGTGCATATGAAATGGATACGTGATGTTGCTGCTGTTATCGATGTACCTTTTTGTGTTGCTGGAGGTATTAGAAATATCAGTGATGTTAAAAATATTTTATCTTCTGGAGCTGATAAAGTTTCTATTAATTCTTCTGCGATTAATGAACCAGATTTTATTACTCGAATTGCTGATCGTTTTGGTTCACAATGCGTGGTGGTTGGTATAGATTCTTGGTATGATTCAGTAAAAAAAAAATATTTAGTGTATCAATATACTGGTCGGGTTGAATCTACTAAAAAAACAAGATGGAATACTGTTTCGTGGGTAAAAGAAGTGCAAAAGAAAGGTGCTGGAGAAATTGTTTTAAATGTTATGAATCAAGATGGTTTATGTACTGGATATGATATTCAGCAATTAAAAGAAATTAAACAAGTATGTAATGTACCTTTAATAGCATCTGGAGGTGCCGGAACTATGAAAGATTTTTATCACGTTTTTCAAAAAACTAATGTAGATGGTGCATTAGCTGCATCGGTATTTCATAAGAATATTTTTACTATTAGAGAGTTAAAATATTTTTTAAGTAAAAGAGGTATAAGAATTAGAATATGTTAA
- the hisIE gene encoding bifunctional phosphoribosyl-AMP cyclohydrolase/phosphoribosyl-ATP diphosphatase HisIE, whose translation MLNDKQLLNINWKKVHGLIPCIIQNFLSSEILMHGYMNQNALHLTLKNKLVTFYSRTKKKLWTKGETSGNFLKVIDMILDCDQDSILILVDAVGPTCHLKNISCFHGIKTDYTNFFYLEKIIQSRINTSIQTSYTAKLHNEGINRIAQKVGEEAIEIVIAAINNNELDIINEASDLIYHLLVLLHQRNLNFKNIINNLKVRNKIK comes from the coding sequence ATGTTAAATGATAAACAATTACTGAATATTAATTGGAAGAAAGTTCATGGATTGATTCCATGTATTATACAAAATTTTTTATCATCAGAGATTTTAATGCATGGATATATGAATCAAAACGCATTACATCTTACATTAAAAAATAAATTAGTTACGTTTTATTCAAGAACAAAAAAAAAATTGTGGACTAAAGGAGAAACATCCGGAAATTTTTTAAAAGTAATAGATATGATTCTTGATTGTGATCAGGATAGTATATTAATTTTAGTAGATGCGGTTGGTCCGACATGTCATTTAAAAAATATTAGTTGTTTTCATGGTATAAAAACAGATTATACGAATTTTTTTTATTTAGAGAAAATAATTCAATCTAGAATAAATACTTCTATACAGACATCTTATACAGCGAAATTACATAATGAAGGTATCAACAGAATTGCTCAAAAAGTAGGAGAAGAAGCAATTGAAATAGTTATTGCTGCTATTAACAACAATGAATTAGATATAATTAATGAAGCATCTGATTTGATATATCATTTATTGGTTTTATTACATCAACGAAATTTAAATTTTAAAAATATCATCAATAATTTAAAAGTTCGTAATAAAATAAAATAG
- the gndA gene encoding NADP-dependent phosphogluconate dehydrogenase has translation MQKNDIGVIGMAVMGCNLALNIANHGYNVAIFNRTAKKTKDILYNHSEKTIFPYFVIEEFLNSLKTPKCILIMVQSGVATDNVISSLLPYLNPGDIIIDGGNSFYKDTIRRYNELSIQKIHFLGAGISGGEYGALNGPSIMIGGEKQAYTIIEPILKSISAKFENDSCVAHIGPNGSGHYIKMVHNGIEYADMQLISEVYLILKNILKLTNSEIANIFGIWQKGELSSYLLDITRKILLHKDGENDLIDYILDTAISKGTGKWTCQDALNLEEPLTVITESVFARYISLLKSQRVLASRILSGPKILSIYDKKSVFIEKVRESLYLAKIISYTQGFAQIGSASKKYVWNVKCDEIAKIFRSGCIIQANCLKNIVEIYKYDNLIINLLLSPYFSDIANKYHSSLREVVSYTIQQGIFIPALSAAITYYDGYRAKNSAANLIQAQRDYFGAHTYKRCDKEGLHHTIWNTEL, from the coding sequence ATGCAAAAGAACGATATTGGTGTTATAGGAATGGCTGTTATGGGTTGTAATTTAGCTTTAAATATTGCAAATCATGGATATAACGTTGCAATATTTAATCGTACTGCTAAAAAAACGAAAGATATTTTATATAATCATTCAGAAAAAACAATATTTCCATATTTTGTAATAGAAGAATTTTTAAATTCTTTAAAAACACCTAAGTGTATTTTAATTATGGTACAATCAGGTGTTGCGACAGATAATGTTATTTCTTCACTCTTACCGTATTTAAATCCTGGTGATATTATCATCGATGGAGGAAATTCTTTTTATAAAGATACCATTCGGAGATATAACGAATTATCAATACAAAAAATTCATTTTTTAGGTGCAGGAATATCTGGCGGAGAATATGGTGCATTAAATGGCCCATCAATTATGATTGGAGGAGAAAAACAAGCATATACAATCATTGAACCTATTTTAAAATCAATATCAGCAAAATTTGAAAACGATTCATGTGTTGCACATATTGGTCCAAATGGATCTGGACATTATATTAAAATGGTACATAATGGTATTGAATACGCTGATATGCAATTAATTTCTGAGGTATATTTAATATTAAAAAATATATTAAAATTAACTAATTCAGAGATTGCTAATATTTTTGGTATTTGGCAAAAAGGTGAGTTAAGTAGTTATTTACTTGATATTACCCGAAAAATTTTATTACACAAAGATGGAGAAAATGATTTAATAGATTATATTTTAGATACTGCAATTAGTAAAGGAACAGGGAAATGGACATGTCAGGATGCATTAAATTTAGAAGAACCATTAACTGTTATTACAGAATCTGTTTTTGCTAGATATATTTCTTTATTAAAATCGCAGCGCGTATTAGCATCTAGGATATTATCTGGTCCTAAAATTCTTTCAATATATGATAAAAAATCTGTTTTTATAGAAAAAGTGAGAGAATCTTTATATTTAGCAAAAATTATATCTTATACACAAGGATTTGCGCAAATAGGAAGTGCTTCTAAGAAATATGTTTGGAATGTAAAATGTGATGAAATTGCAAAAATTTTTCGTTCTGGTTGTATTATTCAAGCGAATTGTTTAAAAAATATTGTAGAAATATATAAATATGATAATTTGATCATCAATTTGTTGTTATCACCTTATTTTTCAGATATTGCGAATAAATATCATAGTTCATTACGTGAAGTTGTTTCGTATACCATTCAGCAAGGTATATTTATTCCTGCATTATCTGCTGCTATTACATATTATGATGGCTATCGTGCAAAAAATTCTGCTGCAAATTTAATACAAGCACAAAGAGATTATTTTGGAGCGCATACTTATAAAAGATGTGATAAAGAAGGTTTACATCATACTATTTGGAATACCGAATTATAA
- the metG gene encoding methionine--tRNA ligase, translating to MLLLYREYKYDYKKKILVTCALPYANGPIHIGHMLEHIQADIWVRYKRMLGNEVWFICADDSHGTPIILKSRKCNSHPKKVISSIFQKHIYDFNCFNISYNNYSSTHHPKNAYFLKKIYYKLKLNNLLTLKNVIQLYDVKENIFLPDRFVTGTCPFCYTNNQYGDNCDSCGSVYKTTELLDPTSNISNTCPVLRDSTHIFFNINIFQKNLYSWMHTGVLNMHSLNKMKEWFCNDLKPWNISRDIPYFGFKIPDLQNKYFYVWLDAPIAYISTFSNLCNHNQSLNFDEFWNIRSETEFYQFIGKDIVYFHTLFWPAILEVMKFRKPTKIFVHGHVTMKGMKLSKSRGKLITVNKFLNYFDSDSLRYYYASKLSSKIEDIEFNTTDFINKINSDIVNKIVNLAARSASFLNKNFNNLLSSKLENIKLYIEFTSISHKISVFFENMEFNLVIKEIIKLAEIANQYFNYKKPWTLLTKDKIKLQEICSMAINLFRIIMIYIQPIVPNLILNVEKFLLTKLDWHSINYPLLNHRISTFKSLYKRINVNCLDDLFM from the coding sequence ATTTTACTTTTATACAGAGAATATAAATATGACTATAAAAAAAAAATTTTAGTAACTTGTGCTTTACCTTATGCAAATGGCCCTATACACATAGGACATATGTTAGAACATATTCAAGCTGATATTTGGGTTCGTTATAAAAGAATGTTAGGAAATGAAGTTTGGTTTATTTGCGCAGATGATTCGCATGGTACACCAATTATTTTAAAATCCCGTAAATGTAATTCACATCCAAAAAAAGTTATATCCAGTATTTTTCAAAAACACATATATGATTTTAATTGTTTTAATATTTCTTATAACAATTATTCTTCCACGCATCATCCTAAAAATGCATATTTTTTAAAAAAGATATATTATAAACTTAAATTAAATAATTTACTTACATTAAAAAATGTTATTCAATTGTATGATGTAAAAGAAAATATATTTTTACCTGATCGTTTTGTTACTGGCACGTGCCCATTTTGTTATACTAATAATCAGTATGGTGATAATTGTGACTCATGTGGATCAGTGTATAAAACTACAGAGTTACTTGATCCAACTTCAAATATTTCAAATACATGTCCGGTATTGCGTGATTCAACACATATATTTTTCAACATTAATATTTTCCAGAAAAATTTGTATTCCTGGATGCATACAGGTGTGTTAAATATGCATAGTTTAAATAAAATGAAAGAATGGTTTTGTAATGATTTGAAACCGTGGAATATCTCTAGAGATATACCTTATTTTGGATTTAAAATACCTGATTTACAAAATAAATATTTTTATGTTTGGTTAGATGCTCCTATTGCTTATATTAGTACTTTTAGTAATTTATGTAATCACAATCAATCATTAAATTTCGATGAATTTTGGAATATACGTTCTGAAACAGAATTTTATCAATTTATTGGAAAAGATATTGTCTATTTTCATACTTTATTTTGGCCTGCAATATTAGAGGTGATGAAATTTAGAAAACCAACGAAAATTTTTGTACATGGACATGTAACCATGAAGGGTATGAAATTATCTAAATCGCGAGGAAAACTAATTACTGTAAATAAATTTTTAAATTATTTTGATTCTGATAGTTTGAGATATTATTATGCCTCTAAATTATCTTCTAAAATTGAAGATATTGAATTTAATACAACAGATTTTATCAATAAGATTAATTCTGATATTGTAAATAAAATTGTTAATTTAGCGGCTCGTAGTGCAAGTTTTTTAAATAAAAATTTTAATAATTTATTATCCTCAAAATTAGAAAATATAAAATTGTATATAGAATTTACATCTATTTCACATAAAATAAGTGTTTTTTTTGAAAATATGGAGTTTAATTTAGTAATAAAAGAAATTATAAAACTTGCAGAGATCGCAAATCAATACTTTAATTATAAAAAACCTTGGACATTATTAACAAAAGATAAGATTAAATTACAAGAAATTTGTTCTATGGCAATTAATTTATTTCGTATAATTATGATTTATATTCAACCTATTGTTCCTAATTTAATACTTAATGTTGAAAAATTTTTATTAACAAAGTTAGATTGGCATAGTATAAATTATCCATTATTGAACCATCGTATTTCTACTTTTAAATCTTTGTATAAAAGAATTAATGTTAATTGTTTAGATGATCTTTTTATGTAA